Proteins encoded together in one Amblyomma americanum isolate KBUSLIRL-KWMA chromosome 1, ASM5285725v1, whole genome shotgun sequence window:
- the LOC144117354 gene encoding uncharacterized protein LOC144117354, producing MLAEFWQLLSNEALVDVTLACEGLSLKAHKVVLSACSPFFQALFVENPCEHPIVILPAMRYIDLKAIVEFMYRGEVNVPLEQIAALLKTAETLKVKGLAECTNENKNGGHVTSVDGAADAGPVGTPRAESAPLSKRKGSRGPSSRASNVAVSSSTAVPSGARHGSSVQASISQHTQDSIGDDMEEGDDADFDLEILDVMEEFTTTENVPEFPDVASSSQVLGYESQQSHHTGFTSDNSALVPAQRSLPSDFSITSQVDIEPSPYSLIPYDDQAIPPVVAAFPAAALSGDGASIAMAVTDASGVPAVAGPSGYQQSTPSHGTYPVPDHPTHLHLFFSAYLARGQDIKDIALAYRVGIETARVAIHFCCRIIWARLKDQFMKVPSEGDWVEIAEGFKK from the exons ATGCTGGCTGAGTTTTGGCAACTGCTGTCTAACGAAGCGTTGGTGGACGTTACGCTGGCGTGCGAAGGTCTATCACTGAAGGCACACAAGGTGGTCCTCTCCGCCTGCAGCCCCTTTTTTCAAGCGCTTTTTGTCGAGAATCCCTGCGAGCACCCTATTGTGATACTGCCCGCCATGCGCTACATTGACTTGAAGGCGATAGTCGAGTTCATGTACCGCGGTGAGGTAAACGTGCCGCTGGAACAAATAGCGGCGCTCCTCAAGACTGCCGAGACTCTGAAGGTCAAGGGTCTCGCGGAGTGCACAAACGAGAACAAGAATGGTGGGCACGTGACCAGTGTGGACGGTGCTGCGGACGCTGGACCCGTAGGTACGCCGCGTGCCGAATCTGCGCCGCTCAGTAAACGGAAGGGAAGCCGCGGGCCTTCGAGTCGGGCTTCTAATGTGGCGGTGTCGTCGTCTACTGCCGTGCCTTCAGGCGCTCGTCACGGTTCAAGTGTTCAGGCCAGCATCTCTCAGCATACTCAGGACTCGATTGGTGACGACATGGAGGAGGGCGACGATGCGGACTTCGATCTGGAGATTTTGGACGTTATGGAAGAATTTACGACGACCGaaaac gttccagagttcccggacgtcgcctcatcatcacaagtgctagggtacgagtcacagcagtctcatcacacagggttcacatccgacaactctgcacttgttcctgctcaacgttcattgccttcagacttctctatcacgagtcaag TAGACATCGAGCCGTCGCCATATAGTTTAATACCATATGATGACCAggcgataccacctgtggtcgccgcctttcctgccgccgcgttatccggggacggcgcgtccatcgccatggcggtcacggacgcgtctggcGTTCCTGCTGTTGCCGGCCCGTCCGGTTATCAGCAGTCGACGCCGTCTCATGGTACGTATCCCGTCCCTGACCACCCAACCCAcctccacctttttttttctgc CTACTTAGCGAGAGGACAAGACATCAAGGATATTGCCCTCGCCTACAGAGTTGGCATTGAAACAGCTCGTGTCGCCATCCACTTCTGTTGTCGGATAATCTGGGCCAGACTCAAGGACCAGTTCATGAAG GTGCCATCAGAAGGTGATTGGGTGGAGATTGCCGAAGGCTTCAAGAAGTGA